The Drosophila teissieri strain GT53w chromosome X, Prin_Dtei_1.1, whole genome shotgun sequence genome has a segment encoding these proteins:
- the LOC122623466 gene encoding plastin-1 isoform X2, translated as MATLNKFTKTLSIDEKAEIKEKFIELDANKDGFIDLHELKDALNQVGFKLAGYQVREMIDEYKGKQLTAFQGKLNLEEFEALCLDLKSKDVASTFKTVVSKKENLETLGGMSSISSEGTTHSVRLEEQLAFSDWINSNLGHDKDLQHLLPIDSEGKRLYLSIKDGILLCKIINHSCPDTIDERAINKKNLTVYREFENLTLALVSSQAIGCNIVNIDAHDLAKGKPHLVLGLLWQIIRIGLFSHITLDSCPGLAGLLFDNERLEDLMKMSPEAILLRWVNHHLERAGISRRCTNFQSDIVDSEIYSHLLKQIAGNDADVNLDALRESDLQSRAEIMLQQAAKLNCRSFLTPQDVVNGVYKLNLAFVANLFNNHPGLDKPEQIEGLESIEETREEKTYRNWMNSMGVAPHVNWLYSDLADGLVIFQLFDVIKPGIVNWSRVHKRFSPLRKFMEKLENCNYAVDLGKQLKFSLVGIAGQDLNDGNATLTLALIWQLMRAYTLSILSRLANTGNPIIEKEIVQWVNNRLTEAGKQSQLRNFNDPAIADGKIVIDLIDAIKEGSINYELVRTSGTQEDNLANAKYAISMARKIGARVYALPEDITEVKPKMVMTVFACMMALDYVPNMDSVDQNNHNSSANNSN; from the exons CTGGATGCCAACAAGGATGGCTTCATCGATCTGCACGAGCTGAAGGATGCCCTCAACCAGGTGGGCTTCAAGCTGGCCGGCTACCAGGTGCGCGAAATGATCGACGAGTACAAGGGCAAACAGCTGACCGCCTTCCAGGGCAAGTTGAATCTGGAGGAGTTCGAGGCACTGTGCCTGGACCTGAAGAGCAAGGATGTGGCCAGCACATTCAAGACGGTCGTCTCCAAGAAGGAGAACCTGGAGACCCTGGGCGGCATGTCGAGCATCTCGTCCGAGGGCACCACCCATTCGGTGCGcctcgaggagcagctggcctTCTCCGACTGGATCAACTCGAATTTGGGGCACGACAAGGATCTGCAGCATCTGCTGCCCATCGATAGCGAGGGCAAGCGCTTGTATCTGAGCATCAAGGATGGTATTCTGCTGTGCAAAATCATCAACCACTCCTGCCCGGACACAATCGATGAGCGGGCGATCAACAAGAAGAACCTCACCGTCTACCGGGAGTTTGAGAACTTGACCCTCGCCTTGGTTTCCTCCCAGGCAATTGGATGCAACATTGTAAACATCGATGCCCACGATCTGGCCAAGGGCAAGCCACATCTGGTGCTGGGTCTTCTCTGGCAGATCATCCGCATCGGTCTGTTCAGCCACATCACCCTGGACAGCTGTCCGGGATTGGCAGGCCTTCTCTTCGACAACGAACGTCTCGAGGATCTGATGAAGATGTCGCCGGAGGCCATCCTCCTGCGCTGGGTCAACCATCATTTGGAGCGTGCCGGCATCTCGAGGCGGTGCACCAACTTCCAGTCGGACATCGTCGATTCCGAGATCTATTCGCATCTGCTGAAGCAGATTGCCGGCAATGATGCGGATGTCAATCTGGACGCCCTGCGGGAATCCGATCTGCAGTCGCGCGCGGAGATCATGTTGCAGCAGGCCGCCAAGCTCAACTGCCGCAGCTTCCTCACGCCGCAGGATGTCGTCAACGGCGTCTACAAACTCAATCTGGCCTTCGTGGCCAATCTGTTCAACAACCATCCGGGATTGGACAAGCCCGAGCAGATCGAGGGACTCGAGTCCATTGAGGAGACGCGCGAAGAGAAGA CCTACCGCAACTGGATGAACtcgatgggcgtggcaccgcaCGTGAACTGGCTTTACTCCGATTTGGCCGACGGTCTGGTCATTTTCCAGCTCTTCGACGTCATCAAGCCGGGTATTGTCAACTGGAGCCGTGTGCACAAGCGCTTCAGCCCGCTGCGCAAGTTCatggagaagctggagaacTGCAACTATGCGGTGGATCTGGGCAAGCAGCTGAAATTCTCGCTGGTCGGAATCGCCGGCCAGGATCTGAACGATGGAAATGCCACGCTGACGTTGG CTCTCATCTGGCAGCTTATGCGCGCCTACACCCTGTCCATTCTGTCCCGCTTGGCCAACACTGGCAACCCCATCATCGAGAAGGAGATCGTCCAGTGGGTGAACAACCGACTAACGGAGGCTGGCAAACAGTCGCAGCTGCGTAACTTCAACGACCCGGCCATCGCCGATGGCAAGATCGTGATCGATCTGATCGATGCCATCAAGGAGGGCAGCATCAACTACGAGTTGGTGCGCACCAGCGGAACGCAGGAG GATAACCTGGCCAATGCCAAGTATGCCATCTCCATGGCCCGCAAGATCGGCGCCCGCGTCTACGCCCTGCCCGAGGACATCACCGAGGTGAAGCCCAAGATGGTGATGACCGTTTTCGCCTGCATGATGGCCCTCGACTACGTGCCCAACATGGACAGTGTGGACCAGAACAACCACAACAGCTccgccaacaacagcaattag
- the LOC122623466 gene encoding plastin-1 isoform X1, whose product MADILNVEQHQTVQEFKQNLEELIPNLDANKDGFIDLHELKDALNQVGFKLAGYQVREMIDEYKGKQLTAFQGKLNLEEFEALCLDLKSKDVASTFKTVVSKKENLETLGGMSSISSEGTTHSVRLEEQLAFSDWINSNLGHDKDLQHLLPIDSEGKRLYLSIKDGILLCKIINHSCPDTIDERAINKKNLTVYREFENLTLALVSSQAIGCNIVNIDAHDLAKGKPHLVLGLLWQIIRIGLFSHITLDSCPGLAGLLFDNERLEDLMKMSPEAILLRWVNHHLERAGISRRCTNFQSDIVDSEIYSHLLKQIAGNDADVNLDALRESDLQSRAEIMLQQAAKLNCRSFLTPQDVVNGVYKLNLAFVANLFNNHPGLDKPEQIEGLESIEETREEKTYRNWMNSMGVAPHVNWLYSDLADGLVIFQLFDVIKPGIVNWSRVHKRFSPLRKFMEKLENCNYAVDLGKQLKFSLVGIAGQDLNDGNATLTLALIWQLMRAYTLSILSRLANTGNPIIEKEIVQWVNNRLTEAGKQSQLRNFNDPAIADGKIVIDLIDAIKEGSINYELVRTSGTQEDNLANAKYAISMARKIGARVYALPEDITEVKPKMVMTVFACMMALDYVPNMDSVDQNNHNSSANNSN is encoded by the exons CTGGATGCCAACAAGGATGGCTTCATCGATCTGCACGAGCTGAAGGATGCCCTCAACCAGGTGGGCTTCAAGCTGGCCGGCTACCAGGTGCGCGAAATGATCGACGAGTACAAGGGCAAACAGCTGACCGCCTTCCAGGGCAAGTTGAATCTGGAGGAGTTCGAGGCACTGTGCCTGGACCTGAAGAGCAAGGATGTGGCCAGCACATTCAAGACGGTCGTCTCCAAGAAGGAGAACCTGGAGACCCTGGGCGGCATGTCGAGCATCTCGTCCGAGGGCACCACCCATTCGGTGCGcctcgaggagcagctggcctTCTCCGACTGGATCAACTCGAATTTGGGGCACGACAAGGATCTGCAGCATCTGCTGCCCATCGATAGCGAGGGCAAGCGCTTGTATCTGAGCATCAAGGATGGTATTCTGCTGTGCAAAATCATCAACCACTCCTGCCCGGACACAATCGATGAGCGGGCGATCAACAAGAAGAACCTCACCGTCTACCGGGAGTTTGAGAACTTGACCCTCGCCTTGGTTTCCTCCCAGGCAATTGGATGCAACATTGTAAACATCGATGCCCACGATCTGGCCAAGGGCAAGCCACATCTGGTGCTGGGTCTTCTCTGGCAGATCATCCGCATCGGTCTGTTCAGCCACATCACCCTGGACAGCTGTCCGGGATTGGCAGGCCTTCTCTTCGACAACGAACGTCTCGAGGATCTGATGAAGATGTCGCCGGAGGCCATCCTCCTGCGCTGGGTCAACCATCATTTGGAGCGTGCCGGCATCTCGAGGCGGTGCACCAACTTCCAGTCGGACATCGTCGATTCCGAGATCTATTCGCATCTGCTGAAGCAGATTGCCGGCAATGATGCGGATGTCAATCTGGACGCCCTGCGGGAATCCGATCTGCAGTCGCGCGCGGAGATCATGTTGCAGCAGGCCGCCAAGCTCAACTGCCGCAGCTTCCTCACGCCGCAGGATGTCGTCAACGGCGTCTACAAACTCAATCTGGCCTTCGTGGCCAATCTGTTCAACAACCATCCGGGATTGGACAAGCCCGAGCAGATCGAGGGACTCGAGTCCATTGAGGAGACGCGCGAAGAGAAGA CCTACCGCAACTGGATGAACtcgatgggcgtggcaccgcaCGTGAACTGGCTTTACTCCGATTTGGCCGACGGTCTGGTCATTTTCCAGCTCTTCGACGTCATCAAGCCGGGTATTGTCAACTGGAGCCGTGTGCACAAGCGCTTCAGCCCGCTGCGCAAGTTCatggagaagctggagaacTGCAACTATGCGGTGGATCTGGGCAAGCAGCTGAAATTCTCGCTGGTCGGAATCGCCGGCCAGGATCTGAACGATGGAAATGCCACGCTGACGTTGG CTCTCATCTGGCAGCTTATGCGCGCCTACACCCTGTCCATTCTGTCCCGCTTGGCCAACACTGGCAACCCCATCATCGAGAAGGAGATCGTCCAGTGGGTGAACAACCGACTAACGGAGGCTGGCAAACAGTCGCAGCTGCGTAACTTCAACGACCCGGCCATCGCCGATGGCAAGATCGTGATCGATCTGATCGATGCCATCAAGGAGGGCAGCATCAACTACGAGTTGGTGCGCACCAGCGGAACGCAGGAG GATAACCTGGCCAATGCCAAGTATGCCATCTCCATGGCCCGCAAGATCGGCGCCCGCGTCTACGCCCTGCCCGAGGACATCACCGAGGTGAAGCCCAAGATGGTGATGACCGTTTTCGCCTGCATGATGGCCCTCGACTACGTGCCCAACATGGACAGTGTGGACCAGAACAACCACAACAGCTccgccaacaacagcaattag